Proteins from a genomic interval of Heteronotia binoei isolate CCM8104 ecotype False Entrance Well chromosome 5, APGP_CSIRO_Hbin_v1, whole genome shotgun sequence:
- the LOC132572001 gene encoding protein Tob2-like, with amino-acid sequence MYQEVKEALSVITFYLYDWLPRRRVDHFREELEQLLERKYEGHWYPETPLRGSAYRCIWIGKTRDSVVELAARRSGLTVEDVQDSIPAELTVWIDPFEVSYRFGEEGPVETVYLKDNKGCSTAKGQSKSRSRLNPEAPAFVPARSQTTFLSGSPPPSADQSSGLTFTVATFAATKFGSTKVKKSSKRLNWGLACPGK; translated from the coding sequence ATGTATCAGGAGGTGAAGGAGGCCTTGAGTGTTATCACCTTTTACCTGTACGATTGGCTCCCACGGAGAAGGGTTGACCATTTCAGGGAAGAATTGGAGCAGCTACTTGAGAGGAAATATGAAGGCCACTGGTACCCAGAGACACCCCTAAGGGGGTCCGCCTATCGCTGTATTTGGATAGGGAAGACCAGAGACTCTGTAGTAGAATTGGCTGCCAGAAGAAGTGGACTGACTGTAGAGGATGTCCAGGACAGTATTCCTGCAGAATTGACTGTGTGGATTGACCCATTTGAAGTCTCCTACCGATTTGGGGAAGAAGGGCCAGTCGAGACCGTGTATCTGAAAGACAATAAAGGCTGCAGCACAGCCAAGGGACAGAGCAAAAGCAGAAGCAGGCTCAACCCTGAGGCTCCGGCTTTTGTCCCCGCTAGGAGTCAGACAACCTTCTTGTCCGGCTCCCCACCTCCATCTGCTGACCAATCTTCTGGTCTGACTTTCACCGTGGCTACTTTTGCAGCTACCAAGTTTGGCTCCACAAAAGTGaagaaaagcagcaaaaggcTGAATTGGGGTCTTGCTTGCCCAGGAAAATAA